Proteins from a genomic interval of Lycium ferocissimum isolate CSIRO_LF1 chromosome 2, AGI_CSIRO_Lferr_CH_V1, whole genome shotgun sequence:
- the LOC132040752 gene encoding uncharacterized protein LOC132040752 yields the protein MDSHLKNSLEKNEFVSLRDHPFPCRFRYILEENTQQSSIIATKNHQSNHSTIEEIQRVGIHERKHFSHRHDLLTYSLRASDFVHCYFCETTISGMAYGCKRCRYFLHESCFEFPQVIEHLAHPGHELNLKYTPSVGTEFNCKACHVGDNPALLFNFHYSCDHCDFALHMGCASVPCKVLHKDLALSVFYTNPLRNEAGPLLCDICNHSIDKSNSWMFYDHGHNLITHFGCVADSVYGKGKSDKDYIIGVKSKLTNLDGDDTSIVDYQKNDHEGTKHKRFFHRHVLQQLDRSMDSSVKNKKCGICGTDLSTDKKKGCLTCDFIIHERCSCLPEKIQHPFHPHPLTLVPKKDGVEIQCVGCRQSSGVHTNYTVLYQCKICEFQLHPSCAACPRRLKKLDLTLCYSFPYKNEVSKLICNYCSKVINKDQWLYYGRNNDEKRHITCQLAVGVSNCYVTLRDLDVE from the coding sequence ATGGACTCCCATCTAAAAAATTCTTTAGAAAAAAACGAATTTGTTTCTCTTAGAGATCATCCATTCCCTTGTCGATTTCGTTACATATTAGAAGAAAACACTCAACAATCATCAATTATTGCTACCAAAAATCATCAATCGAACCATAGTACTATTGAAGAGATACAACGAGTTGGAATCCATGAACGAAAACATTTCAGCCATCGACACGACTTGTTAACGTACTCGTTACGTGCATCAGATTTTGTGCACTGTTATTTTTGCGAGACAACAATTTCTGGCATGGCATACGGGTGCAAACGTTGCAGGTACTTTCTTCACGAGTCATGTTTTGAGTTCCCACAAGTCATTGAACATTTAGCTCACCCTGGACATGAACTAAATCTCAAGTATACTCCCTCAGTTGGTACTGAATTTAATTGCAAGGCATGTCACGTTGGTGACAATCCTGCTTTGTTATTCAACTTTCACTATTCTTGTGATCATTGTGATTTTGCACTTCACATGGGGTGCGCATCTGTGCCTTGTAAAGTTCTTCACAAAGATTTGGCTTTATCTGTTTTCTACACGAACCCTTTGAGGAATGAAGCCGGACCACTCCTTTGTGACATTTGCAACCACTCGATTGATAAATCGAATTCTTGGATGTTTTATGACCACGGTCATAATTTAATAACTCATTTTGGGTGTGTTGCTGATTCTGTATATGGAAAAGGGAAAAGTGATAAGGATTATATTATAGGTGTGAAAAGTAAATTGACAAATCTTGATGGGGATGATACTTCTATAGTTGACTACCAAAAGAATGATCATGAAGGAACAAAACATAAGCGATTCTTTCATAGACATGTTTTGCAACAATTGGATCGGTCGATGGACAGTAGTGTCAAGAATAAAAAATGTGGAATTTGTGGAACAGATCTTAGTACAGACAAGAAAAAAGGGTGTTTGACTTGTGATTTTATAATTCACGAGAGGTGTTCTTGTTTGCCTGAGAAAATTCAACACCCGTTTCATCCACATCCACtcacacttgttccaaaaaaAGACGGAGTTGAAATTCAATGCGTTGGATGTCGTCAATCTAGTGGTGTTCATACGAACTACACTGTTCTTTATCAATGCAAGATTTGTGAATTTCAACTTCATCCATCATGTGCTGCTTGTCCAAGGAGACTAAAAAAGCTTGATTTAACTTTGTgttactcatttccttataagaATGAGGTCTCAAAGCTCATTTGCAACTATTGTTCGAAAGTTATCAACAAGGACCAGTGGCTGTACTATGGAAGAAATAATGACGAGAAGAGGCACATTACTTGTCAATTGGCTGTCGGTGTTTCGAATTGTTATGTCACTTTACGTGACTTAGATGTAGAATGA